Below is a genomic region from Pedobacter cryoconitis.
GGAAAAACATTCCTGGCTTCGAACCTGGCTTATGCTTATGCGATGACTGGTAAGAAAGTATTATTGATTGGTGGTGATCAGGTAACTCCTGTATTGTCAGACTCTAAACAGTTGCAGATCAGCCAGAACTTTGAGACCTTTTTGGTGAAAAGAGAGATACAGATTGATGACATGATTACCCGTCTGAATAAGATAGATGAAACCAGGTCATTGTTGGAAATACAGAGTGAAAGAAATCTGAGAGCTGGATTTGATGTACTCAAAAAACAATTTGATATCATTATCATTGATGTCAATAGCTTATTGAATATTAACCTTGCCAAAGAATGGCTTTCATTTACAGAGAAAAATGTCGCTGTATTTGAAGCAGGTAAAACATTGACTGATTCAGACAAAGATTTAATAGCTTTTCTTAAAAAACAGCCTGGATTTATGGGCTGGGTGATAAATAAAATAAAATTAGCCGGAATAGATGGTTAATTTAGTGGTAGATATTTAATTATGCAGCGAGATTCTAATCACCTGTTTTTAAAGAAGTCGAGAATAAAGTTTTTAATTTTTGGTCTTTTAATAGCGGGAATATCCAGTTTTGCAACCGCAAAACTGGAATTATTAGTTCCGGTAGTATTAGCGCTGCTGGCCGTATTTACTGTTTACCTGATCTTTCTTTTCAGAAATCCAAAGGTCGGACTGGTAACCTTAGTCATTTACTGTTTTTTACTGGGCTTTTTAGGCAGGGAAATAGGAGGCCTGTCTTATGGGATGGGGATCGAATTACTACTGGTCCTGACCTGGCTGTCCTCCCTGATTTATTATAAGAAAGAAGACTGGCTGGTGATCCGTAATGATCTGAGCCTGTTATTCCTGATCTGGTTTATTGTCAGTGTCATCGAAGTTATTAATCCGGCTGGTGCGAGTGTAATGGGCTGGCTGATGGAAATCAGGTCGGTCGCCTTATATCCGGTACTGCTTATTCCTTTGAGTTTCATTGTATTTAATAAGAAAAGTGATCTTGACCTTTTCATTAAGCTGATTCTTGGTTTAGCGCTTGTTGCTGCATTAAACGGGATTAAACAGATACATTTTGGCTTATTTCCAGGCGAACAACGCTTTATTGACGGGCCTGGTGGGGCTACCCATTTGATTTTCGGAAAACTGCGTGCATTCTCCTTTTATGATGCCGGGCAGTTTGGTGCATTTGAGGCGGTGTTTGTGGTAATGGCCGTGGTACTGGCTTTAGGCTCCTCTAAGCTTTGGAAAAAAGTGACCTTATTGTCTCTTGCTGGTTTTTATGGCTATGCGATGTTGCTTTCGGGTACAAGGGGTGCATTTTTCGCCCTGGTTGTCGCAGCTGTTTTTGCGATATTCCTGACTAAAAACTTCAAGGTATTGTTTTTAGGTGGCCTGTTTATGGCCGTCTTTTTAGGGGGATTGAAATACACCACCATCGGAAGTAATTATTACGAAATTAACCGTTTCAGAAGTTCTCTGGATCCTGAAGATCCATCCTTGAATGTCCGTTTCAATACGCAGCGGATTTTGAGGGAATACCTGAGCTCGCGGCCTTTTGGTGGCGGATTGGGTGTTTTAGGGGCTTTCTCTGAGTATAATCAGGATAAATTCCTTTCCATCATACAACCGGATAGTTACTGGGTTAAAATATGGGCTATGTATGGTATTGTAGGGCTAACCCTTTGGTTTAGTATGCTGATGTATATTTTAGGAAAATGCTGCGGAATTATCTGGATGATACAGGATAAAAAACTGAAAGTAAAGCTGATTGCAATCTTATCAGCCAGTGCTGGTATTTTCTTTTGCAGTTATGGAAATGAGGTCATCAATAATATGCCTTCTTCTTTAATTGTCTGTATTTCGTTTGTACTGGTTTATCTGGGACCGAAATTTGATAAAGAAATTGCACAGGAGAACTTATTAATTGAGACGAGTAACCTTGATAACAACAGCCTAATTGTAGTTAAACCTATTTAATCAGATCCATCATGCCATTTGAAATATTTCTTATTCCCGGTTTACTCTTCTTTGCTTATGGATTTTATAAATCTAAAAAATACTTTGAACAGCAGCAGTCGAAAGAAGAACATAATTAATAGAAAGGATTGCTCATGAAAATAACGCTCTGGTTAATTCTGCAAATCATTATTGGATACAATCTTGTGCTTCCAATAGTACTTTTTTTGTTTTATAAACTCTTCAAAAAAGAGCGGAAGAAAAGTCTGCATCAAAAAGACTATGATTATGCGATCATTGTGACCGCTTATGAGCAAACAGGATTGCTGCATTCGGTGGTGGGCTCTTTGTTGCAGCTGAATTATAAAAACTACCTGATTTATGTAGTGGCTGATAACTGCGATATCTCTGAACTGCATTTTAACAACGAAAAGGTAATCTTACTCAGACCGGAGACTGTTTTAGCGAGTAATACCAGGTCACATCTTTATGCCATCAGTCATTTTAAGAGAGCGCATGAGATCCTGACGATTATCGATAGTGATAACCTGACAGATCCTGAATATATCAATGAATT
It encodes:
- a CDS encoding O-antigen ligase family protein, with the translated sequence MQRDSNHLFLKKSRIKFLIFGLLIAGISSFATAKLELLVPVVLALLAVFTVYLIFLFRNPKVGLVTLVIYCFLLGFLGREIGGLSYGMGIELLLVLTWLSSLIYYKKEDWLVIRNDLSLLFLIWFIVSVIEVINPAGASVMGWLMEIRSVALYPVLLIPLSFIVFNKKSDLDLFIKLILGLALVAALNGIKQIHFGLFPGEQRFIDGPGGATHLIFGKLRAFSFYDAGQFGAFEAVFVVMAVVLALGSSKLWKKVTLLSLAGFYGYAMLLSGTRGAFFALVVAAVFAIFLTKNFKVLFLGGLFMAVFLGGLKYTTIGSNYYEINRFRSSLDPEDPSLNVRFNTQRILREYLSSRPFGGGLGVLGAFSEYNQDKFLSIIQPDSYWVKIWAMYGIVGLTLWFSMLMYILGKCCGIIWMIQDKKLKVKLIAILSASAGIFFCSYGNEVINNMPSSLIVCISFVLVYLGPKFDKEIAQENLLIETSNLDNNSLIVVKPI